In the genome of Macrobrachium nipponense isolate FS-2020 chromosome 42, ASM1510439v2, whole genome shotgun sequence, one region contains:
- the LOC135213034 gene encoding lysine-specific demethylase 8-like, whose translation MEEADIRTALDILRDRIMSELDEISQDPQDDRAEKRIPDTDREGSKRSSDDEHEPRRESSKRWKECQDDTSVRNPGGKQNVSRPLEQDDRVTTIDDKGIDKDIKEGHLKNSRKGRKGLAVQLQILGEKYALPRTFDRDAAGEWVCHTLSEILRGPLFTPESKDSLQKSFVKAQALLDYAWQKLNTGNWKDVPLTWRLVFTWGSIGLVGICLLKILKDNQTIENESTGLRDFYNSASEIVQVCDRGLLMGAPIDDNPLHCIASAFNSHARRSRKKDATEMCDDGDSQSESLPVQQEDSAVVVKPLPSVRQPALDQFLLKYMNAGKPVKLLGIMDHWPANELWNIGYFREVAGGRTVPVEIGARYTDESWSQALMTLDEYLTTYITKREPGAPTGYLAQHQLLDQVPELQEDLLIPDYCHLGEHPPRLNAWIGPKGTVSPLHHDPDHNILVQVVGYKYVRLYEEDQTEYLYPHPDPLLSNTSQVDVEGPQDPNQPLLKNAQFYDLIIGPGEAVYIPPRCWHYIRSLSTSFSVSFWWV comes from the exons atggaagaagcaGATATAAGAACGGCCTTGGATATCCTTCGAGATAGAATAATGAGCGAGTTGGACGAAATTTCGCAGGATCCTCAGGACGACAGGGCAGAAAAGAGGATCCCCGACACTGATAGAGAAGGTTCTAAAAGAAGCTCAGATGATGAGCATGAGCCGAGAAGGGAATCCAGCAAACGATGGAAAGAATGCCAAGACGACACCAGTGTAAGGAACCCGGGAGGTAAACAGAATGTCTCAAGACCTCTCGAACAGGATGATCGTGTTACAACCATCGACGATAAAGGTATAGACAAAGATATCAAAGAGGGACATCTTAAAAACAGTCGGAAGGGGCGGAAAGGTTTGGCTGTTCAGCTCCAAATACTTGGTGAAAAATATGCGTTGCCCAGAACCTTCGACAGAGATGCTGCTGGAGAATGGGTTTGTCATACGTTGTCCGAAATTCTCCGTGGGCCTCTTTTCACCCCAGAAAGTAAAGACTCCCTCCAGAAAAGTTTCGTTAAAGCTCAAGCACTCTTAGACTATGCGTGGCAGAAACTTAACACTG gtAACTGGAAAGATGTTCCTCTAACGTGGCGTCTGGTTTTCACTTGGGGGAGTATTGGATTAGTAGGAATCTGCCTTCTGAAAATACTGAAGGACAATCAAACAATTGAGAACGAGTCAACCGGCCTCCGGGATTTCTATAACTCAGCCTCTGAGATTGTACAAGTATGTGATAGAGGCCTGTTGATGGGTGCTCCAATTGATGACAATCCACTCCACTGCATAGCTTCAGCATTCAATTCACATGCAAGAAGGTCCAGAAAAAAAGATGCAACGGAAATGTGTGATGACGGAGACAGCCAATCTGAATCTCTGCCTGTCCAGCAGGAAGATTCTGCAGTCGTGGTGAAACCTCTCCCTTCAGTGCGTCAACCAGCGCTTGATCAGTTCTTATTGAAATACATGAATGCTGGTAAGCCTGTCAAGCTCTTAGGTATTATGGATCACTGGCCTGCCAACGAGCTCTGGAATATTGGCTACTTCAGGGAAGTGGCTGGAGGAAGAACAGTGCCAGTTGAAATAGGCGCCAGGTACACTGACGAGTCTTGGTCACAAGCTCTGATGACTCTGGATGAATATCTTACAACCTATATAACTAAGCGCGAACCTGGGGCTCCAACCGGTTATCTTgcccaacatcagttgctagaTCAAGTGCCTGAACTGCAAGAGGATCTGTTAATTCCCGACTACTGTCACTTGGGAGAACATCCGCCAAGACTAAATGCCTGGATAGGGCCTAAGGGGACAGTCAGCCCCCTGCATCATGATCCTGACCACAACATCCTTGTGCAG GTTGTTGGATACAAGTATGTTCGATTGTACGAAGAGGACCAGACTGAGTACCTCTACCCGCACCCAGATCCCTTATTGAGTAACACCTCTCAGGTGGATGTCGAGGGACCACAAGATCCAAACCAGCCACTTCTTAAGAACGCCCAGTTCTACGATCTCATTATCGGCCCCGGGGAAGCCGTCTATATCCCACCACGATGCTGGCACTACATCAGATCTCTCTCGACCTCTTTTTCTGTGTCCTTCTGGTGGGTCTAG